The Pricia mediterranea genome includes a window with the following:
- a CDS encoding response regulator codes for MSKKVILVEDNFIIQMFLEEIITAMGHEVLACTDNGDDTLELLKTHTPDVLLLDIGLSGGWSGIELAGIIKEKHQIPFVFLTGNSDKDTLDKANYHSPLHIIQKPIDEDKLKHEFELIVEKMDSTKHTV; via the coding sequence ATGTCAAAAAAAGTAATACTTGTAGAGGACAATTTTATAATACAAATGTTTCTCGAAGAAATAATAACCGCAATGGGGCACGAAGTACTCGCTTGCACCGACAATGGCGACGATACCCTCGAATTATTAAAGACGCACACCCCGGATGTTTTATTACTGGACATCGGACTTTCGGGAGGATGGAGCGGAATAGAATTAGCCGGTATCATTAAAGAAAAACACCAAATACCTTTCGTTTTCCTTACCGGTAATTCGGATAAGGATACCCTGGATAAAGCCAACTATCACAGCCCCCTTCACATCATACAAAAGCCCATCGACGAGGATAAATTAAAGCATGAATTCGAGCTCATTGTCGAAAAAATGGACAGTACCAAACATACGGTGTAG
- a CDS encoding alpha/beta hydrolase family protein, which translates to MKKATLFLLTVGITCSALAQEITGQWHGLLEIPGSPLRLVLNIEKSDSGYTTTLDSPDQGAKGIPVDTTTFTNGKLDLAATVLGLTYTAELVDDTLKGTFRQGGLTLPLEMSREAIEAPQRNRPQEPKEPFPYYTEAIRFKNPEADIELAGTLTLPKETGKYPVVVLISGSGPQDRNEELAGHRPFLVIADHLTRNGIGVLRFDDRGVGESTGDFKKATSPDFASDVESALDYLKTRKDIDTDHIGLIGHSEGGVVAPMVAAESDDVSFIVLMAGTGIPGSDILAMQGKLIEKAAGKSDADVERSAAIRKKIIDMTLASTDVQQLRDDLTNYLKGETDNAESQDLIPQGMDVDQFIKSQVDFMATPWMVYFLRHDPAKILENVECPVLAINGSKDLQVPAKENLSAIGDALEKAGNEEVTLIELPGLNHLFQESETGSPMEYGNIEQTFSPKALKTISDWIKEQTK; encoded by the coding sequence ATGAAAAAAGCAACTTTATTTCTCCTTACAGTAGGTATTACTTGCTCGGCATTGGCCCAGGAAATAACCGGTCAATGGCACGGCCTTTTGGAGATTCCGGGGAGTCCGCTGCGATTGGTGCTGAACATCGAAAAATCCGATTCGGGATATACCACGACTTTGGATAGCCCCGATCAGGGCGCCAAGGGCATCCCGGTCGATACGACCACTTTTACCAATGGAAAACTTGACCTTGCCGCGACGGTCTTGGGCCTGACCTATACTGCCGAATTGGTCGATGATACGCTAAAAGGTACTTTTAGGCAAGGGGGTCTGACCCTTCCCCTGGAAATGTCGCGGGAAGCTATCGAAGCTCCGCAGCGCAATCGACCGCAGGAGCCTAAAGAACCGTTTCCCTACTATACGGAGGCAATCCGTTTTAAAAACCCAGAAGCCGATATAGAACTGGCGGGCACTTTGACCCTGCCCAAAGAAACAGGAAAGTATCCCGTCGTGGTGTTGATTTCCGGAAGCGGCCCCCAAGATAGAAACGAAGAGCTGGCAGGACACAGGCCCTTTCTCGTCATCGCGGACCACCTGACCCGCAACGGCATCGGCGTTCTACGCTTTGACGACCGTGGGGTGGGGGAGTCCACCGGGGATTTTAAAAAGGCCACCTCACCCGATTTCGCATCGGATGTGGAAAGCGCGTTGGACTACCTGAAGACCCGAAAGGATATCGATACCGACCACATTGGTTTGATCGGTCATAGCGAAGGGGGTGTGGTTGCTCCGATGGTGGCTGCGGAAAGCGACGATGTCAGCTTTATCGTTCTAATGGCGGGAACAGGAATTCCCGGGAGCGACATATTGGCGATGCAAGGCAAGTTGATCGAAAAGGCGGCAGGTAAGTCGGATGCCGACGTCGAGCGCTCGGCGGCGATCCGGAAGAAAATAATCGACATGACGTTGGCATCCACCGATGTTCAACAGTTACGGGACGATTTGACGAATTACTTGAAAGGTGAAACGGACAATGCCGAATCTCAAGACTTGATACCGCAAGGGATGGATGTTGACCAGTTCATCAAATCCCAAGTAGACTTCATGGCCACGCCATGGATGGTATATTTTTTACGGCACGACCCCGCAAAAATTTTGGAAAATGTAGAATGTCCCGTACTGGCCATTAATGGTAGTAAGGATCTGCAAGTACCCGCTAAGGAAAATCTCTCCGCCATCGGCGACGCTCTAGAAAAAGCGGGTAATGAAGAGGTGACCCTAATCGAGCTTCCCGGCCTGAACCACCTTTTTCAGGAAAGCGAAACCGGCTCGCCCATGGAATACGGGAATAT
- a CDS encoding NAD(P)H-dependent oxidoreductase: MSDTIKNLEWRYAVKKFDAERLLPHEKVESLKRAFNLTATSFGLQPITLLVLQNKGLQEELVAHSYGQQQVAQASHVLVICIQKTISKDYITNYFKQVQKIRGTSDSILNPFKEAMVDDFSKKDVLEIRQWAKNQAYLALGNLLTICAMEKVDSCPMEGFDPMGYDAVLQLESKGLSSVLVLPVGYRAEDDMFSDFKKVRKDLDDSVIEIG, from the coding sequence ATGAGTGACACAATCAAAAATCTCGAATGGCGCTATGCCGTCAAGAAATTCGACGCGGAGCGATTGCTGCCCCACGAAAAGGTTGAAAGCTTGAAACGTGCGTTCAATCTCACGGCGACATCCTTCGGTTTACAGCCCATTACTTTGTTGGTACTTCAGAACAAAGGGCTCCAAGAAGAATTGGTGGCCCATTCCTATGGTCAGCAACAGGTGGCGCAAGCCTCTCACGTGCTCGTTATCTGCATCCAAAAAACCATTAGTAAGGATTATATTACCAACTATTTCAAACAGGTGCAAAAAATCAGGGGCACCAGTGATTCCATTCTAAATCCCTTTAAGGAGGCTATGGTCGATGACTTTTCAAAAAAGGATGTTTTGGAAATCCGACAATGGGCCAAGAACCAGGCCTATTTGGCGTTGGGAAACCTGCTCACTATCTGTGCCATGGAAAAGGTCGATTCCTGCCCGATGGAAGGCTTCGATCCAATGGGATACGATGCCGTCTTGCAGTTGGAAAGCAAAGGCCTGAGTTCGGTCTTGGTGCTGCCGGTAGGCTATCGCGCCGAGGACGATATGTTCTCCGATTTCAAGAAAGTGCGGAAAGATTTGGACGATAGCGTTATTGAAATCGGTTGA
- a CDS encoding DegT/DnrJ/EryC1/StrS family aminotransferase, which translates to MPGFELFGDQERAQVQDVLDSGVLMRYGFDGMRNGHWKAEELEKALALRMESKHAQLVSSGTAALTVALASAGVGAGDEVIMPTFTFVASFESILALGAVPMLTDVDDTLTLAPEAVENAITPRTKAVMPVHMCGSMADLNALKSICDRHDLLLVEDACQAIGGTFEGKPLGSYGDLGCFSFDYVKTITCGEGGAVITDNDSYKSNADHYSDHGHDHVGMDRGAESHPFLGYNYRISELNAAVGLAQIARLDEFLAIQKKHYTVLREALEPFPEITFRRVPEGGEESYAFLNFFLPDADTAKKAHTALGDAGVDGCFYWFDNNWHYYRKWEHLVQRKSLGKWPQEVYDQMPDYSKSDFSKSDHWVGRNISCLIKLGWTEKEVRERADKMVGAIRGVLQ; encoded by the coding sequence ATGCCGGGATTTGAATTATTTGGAGATCAGGAAAGAGCACAAGTTCAGGATGTTTTAGATTCCGGGGTGCTGATGCGCTATGGTTTTGACGGGATGCGCAACGGTCACTGGAAGGCCGAGGAACTCGAAAAAGCCTTGGCACTCCGTATGGAGTCCAAGCACGCGCAGCTGGTGAGCAGTGGCACCGCTGCCCTAACGGTCGCCCTGGCCAGTGCCGGAGTAGGGGCTGGGGACGAGGTCATCATGCCCACCTTCACCTTTGTGGCCAGTTTTGAATCCATCTTGGCCCTGGGGGCGGTCCCGATGTTAACGGATGTCGATGACACCTTGACCTTGGCACCCGAAGCGGTAGAAAACGCGATCACTCCCAGAACGAAAGCGGTTATGCCCGTACACATGTGCGGATCGATGGCGGACCTGAACGCTTTGAAATCCATCTGTGACCGGCACGACCTGCTGCTGGTGGAAGATGCCTGTCAGGCCATCGGGGGTACTTTCGAGGGCAAACCCCTCGGTAGCTATGGTGATTTGGGATGTTTCTCCTTCGATTACGTCAAGACCATTACCTGCGGCGAAGGTGGGGCCGTCATTACCGATAATGACAGCTACAAATCGAATGCGGACCACTATTCCGACCACGGTCATGATCATGTCGGGATGGACAGGGGGGCGGAGTCACATCCTTTTTTAGGATACAACTATAGAATTTCCGAGCTTAACGCGGCAGTGGGCCTCGCACAAATAGCCCGTTTGGATGAATTTCTGGCCATCCAAAAGAAGCACTATACCGTGTTGCGGGAAGCCTTGGAGCCCTTTCCGGAAATTACCTTCCGTCGGGTACCCGAAGGCGGCGAGGAAAGCTACGCCTTCCTTAATTTCTTTCTGCCGGATGCCGACACGGCCAAAAAAGCCCATACCGCATTAGGCGATGCGGGCGTTGATGGCTGTTTCTACTGGTTCGATAACAACTGGCACTACTACCGAAAATGGGAGCATCTTGTCCAAAGAAAATCCCTCGGGAAATGGCCCCAAGAAGTATACGACCAGATGCCGGACTATTCAAAATCGGATTTTTCAAAGTCCGACCACTGGGTAGGGCGGAACATTTCGTGCCTGATCAAACTGGGCTGGACGGAAAAGGAAGTCCGGGAAAGGGCGGACAAGATGGTAGGGGCTATTCGGGGCGTTCTTCAGTAG
- a CDS encoding response regulator transcription factor, with protein MRHLTGNLPGKIVSSACLEPRWFYIPNLIGTVLTLKGLMDATTKSTTMSINTLNCIVIDNDQSFHTKYRSYFDSFTEYSLADVYTSAEEALAEYDTHNPDIVFIEVALNDGCGIDYIQHFRKKDAQVKVIMLGAQNDFDLVKKAFKHSANGYISKPVNARKLYNALDSIKNEGATMSNDIISLFVATFQRKSREIFSERENQVVDLLCQGATYKSIAEKLFVTASAVNFHVQNIYLKLDVNSKSEALQKLQQLDYVGKAA; from the coding sequence ATGCGTCATCTTACGGGCAACCTACCCGGCAAGATCGTGTCATCCGCATGCCTTGAACCGCGCTGGTTTTACATCCCAAATCTAATCGGTACCGTCTTGACCCTTAAAGGGTTAATGGACGCGACCACAAAATCCACTACCATGAGTATCAACACCTTAAATTGTATCGTAATCGATAATGATCAATCGTTTCACACCAAATACCGCAGTTATTTTGACAGTTTTACCGAGTACTCATTGGCCGATGTTTACACTTCGGCGGAAGAGGCTCTGGCCGAATATGACACCCACAATCCCGATATAGTTTTTATCGAGGTGGCTCTGAACGACGGGTGTGGAATAGATTATATTCAACATTTTAGGAAAAAAGACGCCCAAGTAAAAGTTATCATGTTGGGTGCGCAAAACGATTTTGACCTGGTCAAAAAAGCGTTCAAACATTCCGCTAACGGCTATATTTCCAAACCGGTCAATGCGCGGAAGCTTTACAACGCCCTTGATTCGATCAAGAACGAAGGGGCCACGATGAGCAACGACATCATCAGTCTGTTCGTCGCCACGTTCCAGCGTAAATCGCGCGAAATATTTTCGGAACGGGAAAATCAGGTGGTCGATTTGCTCTGCCAGGGCGCTACCTACAAGTCCATCGCCGAAAAATTGTTCGTAACCGCTAGTGCCGTCAACTTCCACGTGCAGAACATTTACCTGAAGCTCGATGTCAACTCCAAGTCCGAAGCCCTGCAAAAATTACAGCAGTTAGACTATGTCGGGAAAGCGGCCTAG
- a CDS encoding acyl-CoA dehydrogenase family protein, producing MVENFREYVQEFENVLKSVFHERYDIDKFSKERGIPAVALRDIMDKTPLAVAIPENYGGRGLKVKECLGLLSAASYESLSLSLTFGINIALFLEPVAKYANAEVKADIFKRFLEKQNMGGLMITEPAFGSNALGMETYNEKTGDSYLVKGTKHWQGLTGMADYWLIASREKNNTGKLSRDIDFFICDVTRPDQKIVVEEYYDNLGLYMIPYGKNRVDIQVPSQFKLEPTTSGVKMMLDILHRSRMQFPGMALGFIKRMLDEAIKQCNERIVGGKKLIELDQVQYQISKIQCAFTVASAMCFRSSDHSGIDKDLSNSGVEANTMKAFVTDLMQEAAQTATQLYGSTGFKMDNIAGRGIMDSRAFQIFEGSNEMLYTQIAEIIVKMMKRKKDFNLYNFLKDFDLTDKSHPHFKKEVAFTIAPALKQRKMIVLGKIFSRIISLNFVLEMGEKGFRKDLITNCIEILRHDVSELVDSFHSKNTVVPIEEYRSNSQWYDFV from the coding sequence ATGGTTGAAAATTTCAGGGAGTACGTTCAAGAGTTTGAAAACGTTCTAAAAAGCGTTTTTCACGAAAGGTATGACATCGATAAGTTCAGTAAAGAACGGGGTATCCCTGCGGTTGCTTTGCGCGACATCATGGACAAAACCCCGCTGGCCGTAGCCATTCCCGAAAATTATGGCGGCAGGGGATTAAAGGTAAAAGAGTGCCTGGGGCTTTTATCGGCGGCTTCGTATGAATCCCTTTCCCTGTCCCTGACCTTCGGTATCAACATAGCCCTATTTTTGGAGCCGGTCGCAAAATATGCCAATGCGGAGGTCAAGGCCGACATTTTCAAGCGCTTTCTCGAAAAACAGAACATGGGCGGTCTCATGATCACCGAACCCGCTTTTGGCAGCAATGCCTTAGGTATGGAAACCTATAATGAGAAAACCGGGGACAGCTATTTGGTCAAAGGGACCAAACATTGGCAAGGTCTCACGGGAATGGCGGACTATTGGCTCATTGCGTCACGCGAAAAAAATAACACCGGAAAGCTGAGCAGGGATATCGATTTTTTCATATGCGACGTCACCCGGCCCGACCAGAAGATCGTGGTGGAAGAGTATTATGATAACCTCGGACTTTACATGATTCCCTACGGGAAAAACCGGGTAGATATTCAGGTACCGTCCCAATTTAAATTGGAACCGACAACGTCCGGCGTAAAAATGATGTTGGATATACTTCACAGAAGTAGGATGCAATTTCCCGGAATGGCACTCGGTTTTATAAAAAGGATGCTGGACGAAGCTATAAAACAATGCAACGAAAGAATCGTCGGCGGTAAAAAATTGATCGAGCTGGATCAGGTGCAGTATCAAATTTCAAAGATCCAGTGCGCTTTTACGGTAGCCTCCGCAATGTGCTTTAGAAGCAGTGATCACAGTGGTATAGACAAGGATCTTTCGAACTCGGGCGTCGAGGCGAACACTATGAAGGCCTTCGTGACCGATCTGATGCAGGAAGCCGCACAAACAGCAACCCAGTTGTACGGCTCCACAGGGTTTAAGATGGACAATATTGCAGGTCGAGGAATTATGGACAGCCGGGCCTTTCAAATATTCGAAGGCTCCAATGAAATGCTCTATACCCAGATCGCCGAAATCATCGTCAAAATGATGAAGCGCAAAAAGGACTTCAACCTTTATAATTTTCTAAAGGATTTTGACCTTACCGACAAGTCGCACCCCCACTTTAAAAAGGAGGTCGCATTTACTATCGCCCCAGCATTGAAACAAAGAAAAATGATCGTACTTGGAAAAATATTCTCGAGGATTATTTCTTTGAATTTCGTACTGGAAATGGGGGAAAAGGGATTTAGGAAGGACCTAATCACAAATTGTATCGAAATTTTAAGGCATGACGTCTCCGAATTGGTCGATTCCTTCCATTCTAAAAACACGGTCGTACCCATCGAAGAATATCGTTCAAATAGCCAGTGGTACGATTTTGTGTAG
- a CDS encoding sensor histidine kinase — MKFKLTTARLIVLSLILLIAAIAFIWTSITYRIEIYSQNAVALEIEKSNNRLNQAEVRLTALYQISKKNVQFLANLIALNHENDFSVSLAQRQFSDFLKVDDNYFQGRFLNASGNEVIRVERIGGAVFTLRPKDLQYKGDRYYFKEASQLSKGKVFVSNLDLNVEDGEIERPYRPTLRFFSPVVVNGEQKGVVGLNLNVENWFQYFNDTRIGILNSKNEVYFDEKGDLYKKFEEDLSATDSQGHPNFYSKKVDLENNLQWTLFTRANNTAIDAKLQKFRNEAYRTGAALIVGLLFLITIVHVLHVKNRNISKLNRAVENRLHERDTLIKEIHHRVKNNLQVVSSLLSLQSSFIKDDKIKMLFRYSQYRINSMGMVHEMLYKSDNLNRIDYGAYIEKLVQVLITSMKGDKNKIKLVMDVENIYLNIDTSIPLGLLINEITTNSLKYGFSDGEKGVLSVKLIKIGSIQYKLFIGDNGSGIPPNINFRNTKSLGLKLIHKLALQLRGNIEKDNSKKGTNYIITFNEIEQTS, encoded by the coding sequence ATGAAGTTCAAGTTGACGACTGCGCGGCTTATTGTACTTTCACTTATTTTACTTATAGCGGCCATTGCGTTTATTTGGACCTCCATTACCTACAGAATCGAGATATATTCCCAGAACGCGGTGGCATTGGAAATTGAGAAATCCAACAATCGACTGAACCAAGCCGAGGTCCGTTTGACGGCACTGTACCAGATTAGCAAAAAAAACGTGCAGTTCTTGGCCAATCTGATAGCGCTGAACCATGAAAACGATTTTTCCGTTTCCCTTGCCCAGCGGCAGTTCTCCGATTTTCTTAAGGTAGATGACAACTACTTTCAGGGAAGGTTCTTGAATGCCTCCGGTAACGAGGTCATACGGGTAGAGCGAATAGGCGGAGCCGTTTTCACCCTACGCCCGAAAGACCTTCAATATAAGGGCGATAGATATTACTTTAAGGAAGCCTCTCAGCTATCGAAAGGGAAAGTTTTCGTTTCGAATTTGGACCTTAACGTGGAAGATGGGGAAATCGAAAGGCCCTATCGCCCGACACTACGCTTTTTTAGTCCCGTCGTGGTCAACGGGGAACAGAAAGGGGTCGTTGGCCTCAACCTGAACGTTGAAAATTGGTTTCAATATTTCAACGACACCCGAATCGGCATCCTCAATTCAAAGAACGAGGTGTACTTCGATGAAAAAGGCGATCTGTACAAAAAATTTGAAGAGGACCTTTCCGCTACCGATTCCCAAGGTCATCCCAACTTCTATTCAAAAAAGGTCGATCTGGAAAACAATCTCCAATGGACGTTGTTTACAAGAGCGAACAATACCGCGATTGACGCCAAACTTCAAAAATTTCGCAATGAAGCCTACAGAACTGGAGCTGCACTGATAGTAGGCCTACTTTTTCTGATTACCATTGTGCATGTGCTCCATGTCAAAAACAGAAATATCTCAAAATTGAACCGTGCGGTAGAAAACAGATTGCACGAAAGGGACACCCTGATAAAAGAGATACACCATCGGGTAAAAAATAACCTACAGGTGGTATCCAGCCTTTTGAGCTTACAATCCAGCTTTATTAAAGACGACAAGATTAAAATGTTGTTCCGATACAGCCAGTACCGGATTAATTCAATGGGGATGGTACATGAAATGTTGTACAAGAGCGACAATCTTAATCGAATCGACTATGGCGCGTATATCGAAAAATTGGTTCAGGTCCTTATTACCTCCATGAAAGGGGACAAAAATAAAATCAAACTGGTTATGGATGTAGAGAATATCTATTTGAATATAGATACCTCCATTCCCTTGGGACTATTGATCAATGAGATTACGACCAATTCCTTGAAATACGGGTTTTCGGACGGCGAAAAGGGGGTCCTTTCGGTAAAATTGATCAAGATAGGCAGTATTCAGTATAAGCTCTTCATCGGGGACAATGGTTCCGGCATTCCCCCGAATATTAATTTTAGGAATACCAAATCGCTCGGCCTGAAATTGATCCACAAGCTGGCCCTGCAGTTACGGGGCAATATTGAGAAGGACAACTCAAAGAAAGGTACCAACTATATCATAACATTCAACGAAATTGAACAAACCTCATAG